The following are from one region of the Coccinella septempunctata chromosome 7, icCocSept1.1, whole genome shotgun sequence genome:
- the LOC123316432 gene encoding uncharacterized protein LOC123316432, with translation MLDEVDTSILSIIETESSILDGLDILESDGTGNLEVFRSNSPFVSEIGSTNSIVENTKTREENPSLLRKRKRKEEPNKNKNEQAYDEKEFLHKLKRELLEIEIYKNSLKAAELEKKLGLSPSKFTKKFSTNSTCGIAVPKLLEYDTDSE, from the exons ATGTTGGATGAAGTTGATACTTCTATTTTGAGTATCATAGAAACTGAATCCTCAATTCTGGATGGGTTAGATATTCTAGAAAGTGATGGAACTGGCAATCTTGA AGTTTTTCGAAGTAACTCGCCCTTTGTTTCCGAAATTGGGTCAACAAATTCCATAGTAGAGAACACTAAAACTAGAGAAGAGAACCCTTCTCTGTTGAGAAAACGAAAGAGGAAAGAAGAACCGAATAAGAACAAAAATGAGCAGgcatatgatgaaaaagaattcttacATAAATTGAAGAGGGAATTATTGGAAATAGAAATATACAAGAACTCTTTGAAAGCAGCtgaactggaaaaaaaattaggattaTCACCTtctaaatttacaaaaaaattttccacGAATAGTACTTGTGGCATAGCAGTACCGAAATTATTAGAATATGATACAGATTCAGAATGA